A window from Vidua macroura isolate BioBank_ID:100142 chromosome 20, ASM2450914v1, whole genome shotgun sequence encodes these proteins:
- the LOC128817153 gene encoding unconventional myosin-XVIIIa-like isoform X1, translated as MFNLMKKDKEKDGARKEKKKEKKERMSAAELKSLEEMSMRRGFFNLNRASKRDSKTRLEISNPIPIKVASGSELHLTDIDSDSNRGSVILDSGHLSTASSSDDLKADDTNFKGSVLQRAAKFGSLAKQNSQVIVKRFSFSQKSRDESTSETSTPSEHSAAPSPQVEVRMLETPLDKQGVPPGQPCTPPAASLRARVPELVGKRFPAELRLPALVPPQPPTPRQLELQRRNTGDFGFSLRRTTMLDRGPDGQVYRRVVHFAEPGAGTKDVALGLVPGDRLVEINGRNVENKSRDEIVEMIRQSGETVQLKVQPILELSELSRCWLRGGQGTRRAAWDVKDEDKSLAVKRPVKEDGASESPKDAASAPPKAEPPKAEPPKPEPVKSPEPVKSPEPPSGRGKSPEPVLNGAAENGLEGPATEAQGEDGQGLSRRKVVRVVRKVVRKVLPGEDAGSAKEPGRDAKSPEPVPPPRKEETGRSAVPAPPAPPPPRTVVPSAPAKPQPKDEISEGLKTLMAKGKTKEHRPRLRPGDRQEKSCEPAGGDAKLSPSPGAEAKPEPPVQLSGGKAEPAKASALKPTALERHKKLQTSEKRPTPVKNAPAAPQQAAPGPASPGPASVLSPSEEAQLRLERIFTTSVIPELDPAASALAPSQGPADDAPAAPLGPVPAAAQAKTEEQIAAEEAWYETEKVWLVHRDGFSLGSQLRPEAGSPLPEGKVKVKLDHDGAVLEVEEDDVEKANPPSCDRVEDLASLLYLNESSTLHTLRQRYGGNLLHTYAGPTMVIINPLSSPSMYSEKVMHMFKGCRREDTSPHIYAVAQAAYRSMLMSRQDQAIVLLGASGSGKTTNCQHLVQYLATIAGSTGKVFSVEKWQALYTILEAFGNSSTGMNGNATRFSQIISLDFDQAGQVASASVQTLLLEKLRVARHPANEATFNVFYYLLACSDSTLRTELHFNHLAENNVFGIVPPSKPEEKQKASQQFSKLLTAMKVMGISGDEQKAFWLILGAIYHLGAAGATKDADEAGRKQFARHEWAQKAAYLLGCSLEELSSAIFKHQPKGTLQRSTSFRQGPDESPLGDSGTGPKLTALECLEGMAAGLYSELFTLLISLLNRALKSSQHSVCSVTVVDTPGAQNPKLAGQSRGATFEELCHNYAQERLQQLFHQRTFARELERYKEENIELALADAEPSSSGSIAAVDQSSHQALVRSLARTDEARGLLWLLEEEALQPGGNEDTLLERLFSYYGPQEGGKKGHNPLLPSDKPRHFLLGHSSGTNWVEYDATGWLNYVKHNPASQNASVLLQESQKKVISSLFAGRGGSALVLSGSVAGLEGGSQLALRRATSMRKTFTTGVAAVKKKSLCIQIKLQVDALIDSIKKSKLHFVHCFLPKAGGGGDPQAVPCRRVSGSELELPAEHCEAGLMQLDVPLLRAQLRGSRLLDALRMYRQGYPDHMVFAEFRRRFDVLAPHLTKKHGRNYIVVDEKRAVEELLESLDLEKSSYHMGLSRVFFRAGSLARLEEQRDTQTSRNITLFQAACRGFLARQHFKKRKIQDLAIRCVQKNIKKNKGVKDWPWWKLFTTVRPLIEVQLTEDQIRGKDEEIQQLKSKLEKVEKERNELRLNSDRLESRITELTSELTDERNTGESASQLLDAETAERLRAEKEMKDLQAKYDALKKQMESMEMEVMEARLIRAAELNGELDDDDSGGEWRLKYERAVREIDFTKKRLQQELEDKLEVEQQGKRQLERKLADLQADSEESQRALQQLKKKCQRLAAELQDTKLHLEGQQGRNHDLEKKQRRFDSELSQAHEEAQRERLQREKLSREKDVLVAEVFGLKQLLEDRDSDIAGLTQKAEALEAELQDISSQESKDEASLAKVKKQLRDLEAKVKDQEEELDEQAGTIQMLEQAKLRLEMEMERLRQTHAKEVESRDEEVEEIRQSCQKKLKQMEVQLEEEYEDKQKVLREKRELESKLSAVSEQANQRDFETEKRLRRDLKRTKALLADAQIMLDHLKNNAPSKREITQLKNQLEESEFTCAAAVKARKSMEVEIEDLHLQIDDLAKAKAALEEQLSRLQREKNEVQSRLEEDQEDMNELMKKHKAAVAQASRDLAQMNDLQAQLEEVSKEKQELQEKLQGLQSQLEFLEQSMVDKSLVSRQEAKIRELETRLEFERTQVKRLESLATRLKENMEKLTEERDQRAAAENREKEQNKRLQRQLRDVKEEMGELAKKEAEASRKKHELEMDLESLEAANQSLQSDLKLAFKRIGDLQAAIEDEMESDSNEDLINSLQDMVAKYQKRKSKIDGDSDVDSELEERVDGVKSWLSKNKGSSKALSDDGSLKGSSPTSSRHTFTYDRWDDEQDAGDSTRRSSRSSPSASEVESRAAETPA; from the exons ATGTTCAACCTGATGAAGAAGGACAAAGAGAAGGATGGGGCCcggaaggagaagaagaaggagaaaaaggaacgAATGTCAGCAGCTGAACTCAAGAGCTTGGAGGAGATGAGCATGCGCCGGGGCTTCTTCAACCTCAACCGTGCCTCCAAGCGGGACTCCAAGACCCGCCTGGAGATCTCCAACCCCATCCCCATTAAAGTGGCCAGTGGCTCTGAGCTGCACCTCACAGATATTGACTCCGACAGCAACCGGGGCAGCGTTATCTTGGACTCGGGCCACCTGAGCACGGCCAGCTCCAGCGACGATCTCAAGGCGGACGATACCAACTTCAAGGGCTCGGTGCTGCAGCGGGCAGCCAAGTTTGGCTCCTTGGCCAAGCAGAACTCCCAGGTGATTGTCAAACgcttctccttctcccagaAAAGCCGGGATGAGAGCACCTCAGAGACCTCCACGCCCTCTGAGCACTCGGCAGCCCCCTCCCCCCAGGTGGAGGTGCGCATGCTGGAGACCCCGCTTGACAAGCAGGGGGTTCCCCCCGGAcagccctgcacccctcccGCCGCCTCCCTGCGCGCCAGGGTGCCGGAGCTCGTCGGCAAGAGGTTCCCTGCCGAGCTGCGGCTGCCCGCCCTggtgcccccccagccccccaccccacggcagctggagctgcagcggCGCAACACCGGCGATTTCGGCTTCTCCCTGCGCCGCACCACCATGCTGGACCGGGGCCCCGACGGGCAGGTGTACCGGCGCGTCGTGCACTTCGCCGAGCCCGGAGCCGGCACCAAAGACGTGGCCTTGGGCTTGGTGCCGGGCGACCGGCTGGTAGAGATCAACGGGCGGAACGTGGAGAACAAATCCCGGGATGAGATCGTGGAGATGATCCGGCAGTCGGGGGAGACGGTGCAGCTGAAGGTGCAGCCCATCCTGGAGCTGAGCGAGCTGAGCCGCTGCTGGCTGCGGGGCGGCCAGGGGACACGCCGTGCTGCCTGGGAT GTCAAGGACGAGGACAAATCTTTAGCTGTGAAAAGACCCGTGAAGGAGGACGGGGCT TCGGAGAGCCCGAAGGATGCAGCATCTGCACCACCGAAAGCTGAGCCCCCGAAAGCTGAGCCCCCAAAACCTGAGCCTGTGAAGAGCCCTGAACCCGTGAAGAGCCCGGAGCCACCTtctgggagagggaagagccCCGAGCCGGTGCTGAACGGGGCAGCTGAGAATGGGCTGGAGGGCCCAGCcactgaggcacagggagaggatgGCCAGGGCCTGTCCCGCCGCAAGGTGGTCCGGGTGGTGCGCAAGGTGGTCCGCAAAGTTCTGCCAGGGGAGGACGCTGGCAGTGCCAAGGAGCCAGGCCGAGATGCCAAGTCTCCTGAGCCAGTACCACCCCCAAGGAAGGAGGAAACAGGCCGTAGTgctgtcccagctcccccagccccgccaCCTCCCCGCACTGTGGTGCCTTCAGCCCCTGCCAAGCCGCAGCCCAAGGATGAGATCTCAGAGGGGCTCAAAACCCTCATGGCAAAGGGCAAAACCAAGGAGCACCGGCCGCGGCTCCGGCCGGGGGACAGGCAGGAGAAGTCCTGTGAGCCGGCTGGTGGGGACGCAaagctgtccccatccccgggCGCTGAAGCCAAACCAGAGCCACCAGTGCAGCTTTCAGGAGGGAAAGCGGAGCCGGCAAAGGCATCTGCTCTGAAACCCACGGCCCTGGAGAGGCACAAG AAGCTGCAGACCAGCGAGAAGCGGCCGACCCCTGTGAAAAATGCCCCGGCTGCCCCTCAGCAG gctgcccctggccctgcttCCCCTGGCCCCGCGTCCGTGCTGAGCCCATCTGAGGAGGCGCAGCTCCGGCTGGAGAGGATCTTCACCACTTCTGTAATTCCAGAG CTGGACCCCGCCGCCTCCGCCTTGGCACCCAGCCAG GGTCCAGCGGACGATGCGCCGGCAGCTCCCCTTGGCCccgtccctgctgcagctcag GCCAAGACAGAGGAGCAGATAGCAGCTGAGGAGGCCTGGTACGAGACCGAGAAGGTGTGGCTGGTGCACAGGGATGGCTTCTCCTTGG GCAGCCAGCTGCGGCCGGAGGCGGGCAGCCCCCTGCCCGAGGGCAAAGTGAAGGTGAAACTGGACCACGATGGAGCCGTcctggaggtggaggaggacgATGTGGAGAAG GCAAACCCCCCGTCCTGCGACCGTGTGGAGGACCTCGCCAGCCTCCTCTACCTCAACGAGTCCAGCACGCTGCACACGCTGCGCCAGCGCTACGGCGGCAACCTCCTGCACACCTACGCCGGGCCCACCATGGTCATCATCAACCCGCTGAGCTCCCCCTCCATGTACTCTGAGAAG GTCATGCACATGTTCAAGGGGTGCCGCAGGGAGGACACGTCCCCGCACATCTACGCGGTGGCGCAGGCCGCGTACCGCAGCATGCTGATGAGCCGCCAGGACCAGGCCATCGTCCTGCTGGGCGCCAGCGGCAGCGGCAAAACCACCAACTGCCAGCACCTGGTCCAGTACCTCGCCACCATCGCCGGCAGCACCGGCAAGGTCTTCTCCG TGGAGAAGTGGCAGGCTCTCTACACCATCCTGGAGGCTTTTGGCAATAGCAGCACCGGCATGAACGGCAACGCCACCCGCTTCTCCCAGATCATCTCTCTGGACTTCGACCAGGCTGGGCAGGTGGCGTCTGCCTCTGTACAG acactgctgctggagaagctgcgTGTGGCCCGGCACCCGGCCAACGAGGCCACCTTCAACGTCTTCTACTACCTGCTGGCCTGCTCTGACAGCACCCTGCG GACTGAGCTTCACTTCAACCACCTGGCAGAGAACAATGTCTTTGGCATCGTGCCTCCCTCCAAG CcggaggaaaagcagaaggcaAGCCAGCAGTTCAGCAAGCTCCTGACAGCCATGAAGGTGATGGGCATCTCAGGAGATGAGCAGAAAGCCTTCTGGCTCATCCTGGGGGCCATCTACCATCTGGGAGCCGCCGGGGCAACCAAAG ACGCCGACGAAG CTGGGAGGAAGCAGTTTGCACGGCACGAGTGGGCTCAGAAAGCTGCGtacctgctgggctgcagcctggaGGAGCTCTCCTCTGCCATCTTCAAGCACCAGCCCAAGGGCACCCTGCAGCGCTCCACCTCCTTCCGTCAGGGCCCCGATGAGTCTCCCCTGGGGGACAGTGGCACAG GTCCCAAGCTGACGGCGCTGGAGTGCCTGGAGGGCATGGCAGCTGGCTTGTACTCCGAGCTCTTCACACTCCTCATCTCCCTTCTCAACAG GGCGCTGAAGTCGAGCCAGCACTCGGTGTGCTCTGTGACAGTGGTGGACACCCCTGGGGCACAGAACCCCAAGCTGGCGGGGCAAAGCCGGGGGGCCACCTTCGAGGAGCTCTGCCACAACTACGCCCAGGAGcgcctgcagcagctcttccacCAGCGCACCTTTGCCCGTGAGCTGGAGCGATACAAGGAG GAGAACATAGAGCTCGCCCTGGCTGAtgctgagcccagctcctcCGGCTCCATAGCTGCTGTGGACCAGTCCTCACACCAGGCACTG GTCCGGTCTCTGGCCCGCACGGACGAGGCACGGGGGCTGCTGTGGCTTCTGGAGGAGGAGGCTCTGCAGCCGGGCGGCAACGAGGACACCTTGCTGGAGAGGCTCTTCTCTTACTATGGCCCCCAAGAAGGGGGCAAAAAAG GGCACAACCCGCTGCTCCCCAGTGACAAGCCCCGACACTTCCTCCTGGGACACAGCTCGGGGACCAACTGGGTGGAGTACGATGCTACGGGATGGCTCAACTACGTCAAGCACAACCCGGCCTCCCAAAACGCCTCTGTCCTGTTGCAGGAATCCCAAAA GAAGGTGATCAGCAGCCTGTTTGCGGGGCGCGGCGGGTCGGCACTGGTGCTGTCGGGCTCGGTGGCGGGGCTGGAGGGGGGCTCCCAGCTGGCCCTGCGCCGGGCCACCAGCATGCGCAAGACCTTCACCACCGGCGTGGCTGCCGTCAAGAAGAAATCCCTCTGCATCCAGATCAAGCTGCAAGTG GACGCCCTCATCGACAGCATCAAGAAGTCCAAGCTCCACTTTGTGCACTGCTTCCTGCCCaaggcggggggcggcggggaccCCCAGGCCGTGCCGTGCCGGCGGGTGAGCGGCAGCGAGCTGGAGCTGCCGGCGGAGCACTGCGAGGCCGGGCTGATGCAGCTGGACGTGCCCCTCCTGCGCGCCCAGCTCCGCGGCTCCCGCCTGCTCGACGCCCTCCGCATGTACCGCCAAG GTTACCCTGACCACATGGTGTTTGCGGAGTTCAGGCGGCGCTTTGATGTCCTGGCCCCACACCTGACCAAAAAGCATGGGCGCAACTACATTGTGGTGGATGAAAAGCGG gcagtGGAGGAGCTCCTGGAATCACTGGacctggagaagagcagctaCCACATGGGCTTGAGCCGG GTGTTTTTCCGGGCTGGATcgctggccaggctggaggagcagcgGGACACACAGACCAGCAGGAACATCAcccttttccaggctgcttgCAGGGGCTTCCTGGCACGGCAGCACTTCAAGAAGAGAAAG ATCCAGGATTTGGCCATCCGGTGCGTGCAGAAGAACATCAAGAAGAACAAAGGGGTGAAGGATTGGCCCTGGTGGAAGCTCTTCACCACGGTGCGGCCCCTCATCGAGGTGCAGCTCACTGAGGACCAGATCCGCGGCAAAGAC GAAGAGATCCAGCAGCTGAAGAGCAAACTTGAGAAGGTGGAGAAGGAGCGTAACGAGCTGCGGCTCAACAGCGACCGCCTGGAGAGCAGG aTCACAGAACTGACGTCGGAGCTGACGGACGAGCGGAACACCGGCGAGTCGGCCTCCCAGCTGCTGGACGCTGAGACGGCCGAGAGGCTGCGGGCTGAGAAGGAGATGAAGGACCTGCAG GCCAAGTACGATGCCCTGAAGAAGCAGATGGAGTCGATGGAGATGGAGGTGATGGAGGCTCGGCTCATCCGGGCGGCCGAGCTCAATGGGGAGCTCGACGATGATGACTCAG GTGGCGAATGGCGGCTGAAATACGAGCGAGCAGTGCGGGAGATCGACTTCACCAAGAAacggctgcagcaggagctggaggacaaGCTGGAGGTGGAGCAGCAGGGCAAGAGGCAGCTGGAGCGCAAG CTGGCGGACCTGCAGGCGGACAGCGAGGAGAGCCAGCGGgcgctgcagcagctgaagaagaagTGCCAGCgcctggctgctgagctgcaggacacCAAGCTGCACCttgagggacagcagggacgcAACCATGACCTGGAGAAGAAGCAGCGGAG GTTTGACAGCGAGCTCTCACAGGCGCATGAGGAGGCGCAGCGGGAACGGCTGCAGCGGGAGAAGCTGAGCCGAGAGAAGGATGTGCTGGTGGCCGAGGTCTTTGGCctcaagcagctgctggag GACAGGGACTCGGACATCGCAGGGCTGACACAGAAGGCGGAGGcgctggaggcagagctgcaggacatcTCCTCCCAGGAGTCAAAGGATGAAGCCTCCCTGGCCAAGGTGAAGAAACAGCTGAGGGACCTGGAGGCGAAGGTCAAAGACCAGGAGGAGGAACTGGATGAGCAGGCTGGGACCATCCAGATGCTGGAGCAG GCGAAGCTGCggctggagatggagatggagcgGCTGCGGCAGACCCACGCCAAGGAGGTGGAGAGCCGTGatgaggaggtggaggagatCCGGCAGTCCTGCCAGAAGAAG CTGAAGCAGATGGaggtgcagctggaggaggagtaTGAGGACAAGCAGAAGGTGCTGAGAGAGAAGCGGGAGCTGGAGAGCAAGTTATCTGCTGTCAGCGAGCAG GCCAACCAGCGGGACTTTGAGACGGAAAAGCGCCTGCGCCGAGACCTGAAGAGAACGAAGGCATTGCTGGCTGATGCTCAGATCATGCTGGACCACCTGAAAAACAACGCACCCAGCAAGAGGGAGATCACCCAGCTCAAGAATCAG ctggaagagTCGGAGTTCACTTGTGCGGCCGCTGTCAAGGCCCGCAAATCCATGGAGGTGGAGATCGAGGACCTCCATCTGCAGATTGATGACCTTGCCAAGGCCAAGGCAGCG ctggaggagcagctgagccgTCTGCAGCGGGAAAAGAATGAAGTGCAGAGCCGGCTGGAGGAGGACCAGGAGGACATGAATGAGCTGATGAAGAAGCACAAGGCAGCTGTGGCCCAG GCATCCCGGGACCTGGCACAGATGAATGacctccaggcacagctggaggagGTCAGCaaggagaagcaggagctgcaggagaag ctgcaaggtctgcagagccagctggagTTCCTGGAGCAATCCATGGTGGACAAGTCGCTGGTGAGCCGGCAGGAGGCCAAGATCCGCGAGCTGGAGACCAGGCTGGAGTTCGAGAGGACGCAAGTCAAGCGCCTGGAG